In the genome of Vicia villosa cultivar HV-30 ecotype Madison, WI linkage group LG7, Vvil1.0, whole genome shotgun sequence, one region contains:
- the LOC131617547 gene encoding sm-like protein LSM3B — MCMLNFIPLNSLMLREHCCVSVVDSSTQTLLLVKEPLDLIRLSLDERIYVKLHSDRELRGKLHAYDQHLNMILGDVEEIVTTVEIDDETYEEIVRFQQKSSEALKDDPTSSLLIPCILGDEIYLAMKKIIGLVSS; from the exons ATGTGCATGCTTAATTTCATTCCTTTGAACAGTTTGATGTTAAGGGAACATTGTTGTGTAAGTGTTGTTGACAGCAGCACACAGACATTGCTACTAGTGAAGGAGCCTTTGGATCTCATACGACTCAGTCTCGATGAACGTATCTATGTCAAACTCCATTCTGACAGAGAGCTTCGTGGCAAGCTTCAT GCTTATGATCAGCATCTTAATATGATTCTTGGTGATGTTGAAGAAATTGTTACCACTGTTGAAATTGATGATGAGACATATGAAGAAATTGTTAGG TTTCAACAGAAATCAAGTGAAGCTTTAAAGGATGATCCTACAAGCTCACTCTTGATACCTTGCATCTTAGGAGATGAGATATATTTGGCAATGAAGAAAATAATAGGTCTTGTGTCCTCCTGA
- the LOC131617548 gene encoding uncharacterized protein LOC131617548 — MDFLLLFTLWGCRDEYYAWGLLQISKAVSFLNNDCKLVHGNVCLASVVVTQTLDWKLHAFDVLSEFDGSNETSSTQMLVI, encoded by the exons ATGGATTTCTTATTGTTATTCACTTTGTGGGGTTGTAGGGATGAATATTATGCTTGGGGACTGCTTCAGATATCGAAAGCAGTGAGCTTCTTAAATAATGATTGTAAACTT GTTCATGGCAATGTTTGCTTGGCTAGTGTTGTTGTCACACAAACTCTGGACTGGAAACTTCATGCTTTTGATGTTCTTTCAGAGTTTGACGGGAGCAATGAGACATCCTCCACACAAATGCTGGTAATTTAG
- the LOC131619430 gene encoding uncharacterized protein LOC131619430, whose translation MVDVGGDFSRKEDFDDRESMLTWICRNATILGFGVVIGRSDNVLILDSTYMINKYRLPLFEMVDVTSTEKTFSVAFAFLECEKEDNFRWALEVKLAVGAKQVETESGKPVKPGVIVDQIMDAWARIESSSTKELYADTVLQFQKICEKYPDLLKYVESTILDKVKENKGDFCRGWDSINLMILNQHNEIQTSFGRSITVLEHRFKENILYSQLIHNMSRAELNYIFHEAKHGENFCGDSANCGCTSTYGLPCACVIAKKVRLGEPIRMDELTPHWKRLSFDDDGCIEEELNISITSELEAILERFSKADDNMKLYIKEQLRKIRFPKTTDMKPPSQPVKQRVLRRNSNKGARISKPPPTPIAPKVSTPTPIATKIPSIEDVHIALKIPPIEEVHIAPKFPFIDEMPAFIYKYIDRVVNVVGDNNCGFRTVSTLLGKGEDEHKLVLHERIKKLMNHKDLYTRVFGDEAIFESVHEALVPWLGAYAPTSKWMRFP comes from the exons ATGGTAGATGTCGGAGGTGACTTTAGTAGAAAGGAAgactttgatgatcgtgaaagcatgctAACATGGATTTGTAGGAATGCAACTATccttggttttggtgtggtaatAGGAAGATCGGATAATG TGCTCATCCTTGATTCTACCTACATGATCAACAAGTATCGACTCCCGTTATTTGAGATGGTCGATGTTACATCCACCGAGAAGACATTTTCCGTTGCTTTTGCTTTTTTggaatgtgaaaaagaagataattttaggTGGGCATTGGAG gttaaactcGCTGTGGGGGCGAAACAAGTAGAGACCGAAAGTGGGAAACCGGTGAAGCCCGGAGTGATTGTTGaccaaataatggatgcatgggcTCGTATTGAAAGTTCGTCGACAAAAGAATTGTATGCCGATACTGTATTGCAATTTcagaaaatatgtgaaaaatatcCCGATTTATTGAAATACGTTGAAAGCACAATTCTTGACAAGGTGAAGGAGAA CAAGGGTGATTTTTGTCGAGGTTGGGACTCCATCAATCTCATGATTTTGAACCAACATAACGAGATACAAACCTCATTCGGTCGGAGCATTACGGTGTTGGAGCATCGATTTAAGGAAAACATCCTTTACTCTCAATTGATCCACAATATGTCTCGGGCAGAATTGAATTATATCTTTCACGAGGCCAAACACGGTGAAAATTTTTGTGGCGATAGCGCAAATTGTGGTTGCACTAGCACATATGGTCTCCCGTGTGCTTGTGTTATTGCTAAAAAGGTGAGATTAGGtgagccaataagaatggatGAACTCACTCCTCATTGGAagagacttagttttgatgatgatggttgcatcGAAGAAGAATTAAATATCTCTATTACTTCCGAATTGGAGGCGATACTAGAGAGGTTTTCGAAGGCAGATGACAACATGAAACTATACATCAAAGAACAATTGCGGAAGATTAGATTTCCAAAAACAACCGACATGAAACCGCCCTCTCAACCGGTTAAACAAAGGGTGCTCCGAAGAAA TTCAAACAAAGGAGCTCGCATTAGCAAACCACCTCCTACACCTATTGCTCCGAAAGTTTCGACTCCAACACCTATTGCCACAAAAATTCCATCAATCGAAGATGTACATATTGCTCTAAAAATTCCACCAATCGAAGAGGTGCATATTGCTCCAAAATTCCCATTCATCGACGAGATGCCGGCTTTTATTTACAAATACATCGATCGGGTCGTCAATGTGGTGGGGGACAATAATTGCGGATTTCGGACCGTATCGACTTTGCTTGGTAAGGGAGAGGATGAACATAAGCTTGTCCTCCATGAACGTATCAAAAAGTTGATGAACCATAAAGACTTGTACACGCGGGTATTTGGAGACGAAGCTATATTTGAATCGGTTCACGAAGCTCTTGTTCCTTGGTTGGGTGCTTACGCACCGACTTCAAAATGGATGAGATTCCCATAA